In a single window of the Manis javanica isolate MJ-LG chromosome 16, MJ_LKY, whole genome shotgun sequence genome:
- the OR11A1 gene encoding LOW QUALITY PROTEIN: olfactory receptor 11A1 (The sequence of the model RefSeq protein was modified relative to this genomic sequence to represent the inferred CDS: inserted 3 bases in 2 codons; deleted 3 bases in 2 codons; substituted 7 bases at 7 genomic stop codons) — MEIVYFRNQTVTEFVLLGFHDIAKPQLLFXLFTLTYASIIIVNMLITVAVVNFQRLHMPMYLFLANLSFLEILYTSTVVPNMLEVFLQKAPVSGCLLQFFLLWFLASAECFILALMAYDCYLKIFYLLLMVSRXCLGLVVIAWLSGFMVDRLLVALXAQLSFCGLNHIHYFXCDFMPLIGLAXSDPRIAQMTRLIFSVVCFTVHLGLTVTSYAXIMGALLRVLLIPAVNFXICSSLLAVVNTFCGTLMVLHIAPSAVHSXLLSKVFALLYTMVSCLSNLVTYILRNKEVHQALXRLLYIKHTETLDGRRMVEKIICGLWTFLIGVSSRIDWGGTILFYSNI; from the exons ATGGAAATTGTTTATTTCAGAAACCAAACTGTTACTGAATTTGTCCTCCTTGGTTTCCATGACATAGCCAAGCCACAACTCCTTTT ACTATTCACTCTCACCTATGCCTCCATCATCATAGTGAATATGCTAATCACTGTGGCAGTGGTTAACTTCCAGAGGCTCCATATGCCCATGTATTTATTCCTGGCTAatctttccttcctggagatcctctaTACCTCCACAGTGGTCCCAAATATGTTGGAAGTTTTCTTGCAGAAAGCACCTGTCTCTGGTTGCTTGCTCCagtttttttta ctttggtttCTAGCCTCAGCTGAGTGCTTTATACTGGCTCTCATGGCATATGATTGCTACCTAAAAATATTCTACTTACTCCTGATGGTGTCCAGATAGTGCCTGGGGCTGGTGGTCATAGCCTGGCTTTCTGGATTCATGGTAGATAGGTTGCTTGTGGCCC TGGCCCAGTTGAGTTTCTGTGGCCTCAATCACATTCACTACTTTTAGTGTGACTTCATGCCTTTGATAGGCCTAGCCTGATCAGATCCCAGGATAGCCCAGATGACAAGATTAATTTTCTCTGTGGTCTGCTTCACTGTTCACTTAGGACTGACTGTGACATCTTATGCCTGAATCATGGGAGCTCTGCTGAGAGTACTGCTGATCCCAGCAGTCAATTTCTGAATATGCTCCTCCCTCCTAGCTGTAGTGAACACATTCTGTGGAACTCTCATGGTCTTACACATTGCACCCTCTGCTGTCCATTCCTAGCTTCTCTCCAAGGTCTTTGCCCTGCTCTACACTATGGTTTCCTGTCTTTCCAATCTTGTGACCTAT ATCCTGAGGAATAAGGAAGTTCATCAGGCACTATAGAGGCTTCTCTACATTAAGCATACTGAAACCCTTGATGGAAGGAGGATGGTGGAGAAGATTATATGTGGACTTTGGACATTTCTTATTGGGGTGTCTTCCAGGATTGATTGGGGAGGAACAATTTTGTTCTATTCTAACATTTAA